From a region of the Paenibacillus sp. R14(2021) genome:
- a CDS encoding PspC domain-containing protein: protein MKKLYRSTLDRKLTGLAGGIGDWFGVDATIVRLLLLVSGVFSLGTTLLLYIVASLLVPKAPFEVLTPDSPFRHYG from the coding sequence ATGAAAAAGCTTTACCGCTCCACGCTTGACCGCAAACTGACGGGACTAGCCGGCGGCATCGGCGATTGGTTCGGCGTAGACGCCACGATCGTCCGATTACTGCTTCTCGTATCCGGCGTATTCAGTCTCGGAACGACGCTGCTGCTCTACATCGTGGCCAGCCTCCTCGTCCCGAAAGCGCCGTTCGAAGTGCTTACGCCGGACAGCCC